The Geotrypetes seraphini chromosome 6, aGeoSer1.1, whole genome shotgun sequence genome includes a window with the following:
- the PROSER1 gene encoding proline and serine-rich protein 1 isoform X4: protein MISSCGTIPGNPYPKGKPSRINGIFPGTPVKKDGEDCTNEGKGTAARILGPCKPPPATYNPHKPVPYPIPPCRPHATIAPSAYNNAGLVPLANVIAPGIPGPFTLNQVGTENEDLTSQGKSSQSQAFTASINQLFSPPGSNSSASSTPIATPNPSPAKSSAHPSAPTTPVMSAINLSASGLSAYAGQGLTLPPAQPMTPTPSVIKSLPLPAATPANNPPSTPIPLVFSGMPPAVTPTPQGSSIPCTIPGSSETTFPGLPFSVTSCSTASGSTPTLVPPVFAGLPMPSALQGLSSSALSDIMGTSTAGTSGALGLGNPLLSMLKGFLTSNDSALMNSVLPSTIPVGLSSLAVPTHQSSDQLGSSDNKSYTPSTTPTLQNSSTPGLSIFQGLPSTSVMSPSSTSPTMQTQSLTTSSLATVPASCVSALFQDPLSSNLDKQLSVSPIPTSISVQVKTEPTSPIPSAFKDSSHSVAPSHGTLNLSAVLGHVFPSATTVPVSLSTSANAGIPELPSLSTSLNSPSLSSISLAPHGSSTPLPPIFTALPHFTSLTNTVAFSSSSDLTTSSSTSETSSLPIATSSALSPSHASSTSTVFSGLPTPVSASSFPLDLSTAVPSLFSATQGSLVSSSSAFSGLPVSNTPPAIPALPSFPGLQPPSTLAAISSLPSTAPVPSPASVLPGFASAFSSNFNSALVAQASLSTGLQTAGNTTFPGLLSLSALPGFSQSSSQSTLQGLQQNTAAAAAAAAAQSALLQAHSTPALESFSSQPDGFANYPAASGTPFSLQAGLPQRGWQ from the exons CCTCCTGCAACTTACAATCCTCATAAACCTGTTCCATATCCCATTCCTCCTTGTCGGCCTCATGCAACAATTGCACCAa gtgcctataataatGCTGGTCTGGTTCCCTTGGCTAATGTCATAGCCCCAGGCATACCAGGTCCATTTACTCTAAATCAAGTAGGAACAG AAAATGAAGATCTTACCAGTCAAGGAAAATCATCTCAAAGTCAAG CTTTCACTGCATCAATAAATCAACTCTTCTCTCCTCCTGGTTCTAATTCTTCTGCTTCTTCAACACCAATCGCTACCCCAAATCCTTCTCCTGCAAAGTCCTCAGCTCATCCTTCAGCACCAACAACCCCTGTCATGTCTGCAATCAACTTGTCTGCCTCAGGACTCTCTGCCTATGCTGGTCAAGGCTTGACCCTTCCCCCAGCTCAGCCAATGACACCAACTCCCAGCGTCATAAAAAGTCTTCCACTGCCAGCTGCCACACCTGCTAATAACCCACCTTCTACTCCTATTCCGTTGGTTTTCTCAGGCATGCCTCCTGCTGTCACTCCAACTCCTCAAGGGTCTTCCATACCATGTACCATTCCTGGCTCCAGTGAAACAACTTTCCCAGGGCTTCCTTTCTCTGTCACCAGCTGTTCTACTGCCTCGGGTAGCACTCCTACTTTAGTGCCACCGGTCTTTGCAGGCCTACCCATGCCTTCTGCTTTACAAGGGTTGTCTTCTTCAGCTCTCTCTGACATTATGGGTACTTCCACCGCTGGCACTTCTGGAGCACTTGGTTTAGGTAATCCATTGCTGTCCATGTTGAAGGGATTTCTGACATCAAACGACTCTGCATTAATGAATTCTGTTTTGCCTTCAACTATTCCAGTTGGGCTCTCTTCCTTAGCAGTTCCTACTCATCAGAGTAGTGACCAGCTGGGCTCCTCCGATAACAAATCTTATACTCCCTCTACCACTCCTACACTGCAAAACTCTTCCACTCCAGGGCTGAGCATTTTCCAAGGCCTGCCTTCCACTTCGGTGATGAGCCCTAGTTCCACTTCCCCAACAATGCAAACTCAGTCTTTAACCACTTCATCCCTAGCAACTGTACCAGCCAGTTGTGTTTCGGCACTTTTTCAAGACCCCCTTTCCTCTAATCTTGACAAGCAGCTTTCAGTTTCCCCTATTCCCACAAGTATTTCTGTCCAGGTCAAAACTGAACCTACTAGTCCCATCCCATCTGCCTTTAAAGATTCATCTCATTCAGTTGCACCTTCTCATGGTACTTTAAATCTGTCTGCAGTATTGGGTCATGTCTTTCCCTCTGCTACCACTGTACCAGTGAGTTTATCAACTTCTGCAAATGCAGGGATACCTGAGCTTCCCTCTCTGAGTACATCTTTAAATAGTCCCAGTCTCTCCTCAATTTCCTTAGCACCTCATGGATCCTCAACTCCTCTTCCCCCTATTTTTACTGCACTGCCTCATTTCACATCTCTCACAAATACTGTTGCCTTTAGTAGCAGCTCAGACCTCACCACCTCTTCCAGTACTTCAGAGACTTCAAGTCTTCCCATTGCTACATCTTCAGCTCTCTCGCCTTCTCATGCCTCCTCCACATCAACTGTCTTTTCTGGCCTTCCTACCCCGGTATCTGCTTCATCATTTCCTCTTGACTTATCCACCGCTGtcccttctctattttctgccacTCAAGGATCTCTTGTCTCATCAAGCTCAGCCTTTTCTGGATTGCCCGTCTCTAACACCCCTCCTGCCATCCCTGCCTTACCCTCCTTCCCAGGGCTCCAGCCTCCTTCCACACTGGCAGCAATTTCATCTCTGCCTTCAACAGCTCCAGTACCATCTCCAGCTTCGGTTCTCCCTGGATTTGCATCTGCATTTAGTTCAAACTTCAACTCTGCACTCGTTGCTCAGGCAAG TTTATCCACAGGTCTTCAAACAGCAGGCAATACCACTTTTCCTGGGCTGTTATCTCTCTCTGCACTGCCTGGATTTTCTCAGAGCTCCTCCCAGTCAACCCTGCAAGGCCTACAGCAGAAtacagcggcggcagcagcagcagcagcagcacagtCTGCACTATTGCAG GCACATTCAACTCCGGCTTTGGAGAGCTTTTCATCCCAGCCAGATGGTTTTGCCAATTACCCTGCAGCATCTGGAACGCCATTTTCATTGCAGGCAGGGCTTCCCCAGCGTGGATGGCAGTAA